From a single Shewanella donghaensis genomic region:
- a CDS encoding peptide ABC transporter ATP-binding protein, which produces MTTPLLKVNGLSKRYFTGYKSFKAQYNQALSPISFELERGQTLAVVGEVSSGKSTLARILVGAEPRTTGEILFEGEALEARNFKQRSRSIRMIFQDPNTSLNPRLTIGSLLEEPLRFNTNLSAAERIAQVTDTLRKVGLLPEHASFYPHMVSEGQKQRVAVARALMLNPKIIIADEALASLDLSVRSQILNLLLKLQKEMGLSYVFVTHNLNIVRHFSDKVMVLKKGCLVEKTTTEELFTNPQEAYTRRLISEQAQLSAKR; this is translated from the coding sequence ATGACAACTCCATTACTTAAAGTAAATGGGTTAAGTAAACGCTACTTCACTGGTTATAAGAGTTTCAAAGCTCAATATAACCAGGCTCTTTCGCCGATTTCGTTCGAGTTAGAGCGCGGACAAACCTTAGCGGTTGTTGGTGAAGTGAGTTCAGGTAAAAGTACCTTAGCGAGAATATTGGTTGGTGCAGAGCCACGCACTACCGGTGAGATATTATTTGAAGGAGAGGCATTAGAAGCGCGCAATTTCAAACAGCGTAGCCGCTCAATAAGAATGATTTTTCAAGATCCTAATACATCACTGAACCCGAGACTCACTATTGGCAGTTTGCTCGAAGAGCCGTTGAGGTTTAATACAAACTTGTCAGCTGCTGAACGCATAGCACAGGTCACCGATACATTAAGAAAAGTTGGCTTACTGCCAGAACATGCCAGCTTTTATCCCCATATGGTATCTGAAGGTCAAAAACAGCGTGTTGCAGTGGCTAGAGCATTGATGCTTAACCCCAAAATTATTATTGCAGATGAAGCACTGGCTTCATTAGATTTATCAGTACGCTCTCAAATACTTAACTTGTTACTTAAATTACAGAAAGAGATGGGCTTATCTTATGTATTTGTGACCCATAATTTAAATATTGTGCGTCACTTTAGCGACAAGGTTATGGTATTAAAAAAAGGATGTTTAGTTGAAAAAACGACTACCGAAGAGTTGTTTACTAATCCACAAGAAGCATACACTCGACGGTTAATTTCTGAGCAAGCTCAACTCTCGGCAAAACGCTAA
- a CDS encoding oligopeptide/dipeptide ABC transporter ATP-binding protein has product MPLLDIRNLTIELDTPQGTVKVLEKVSLTINPGEIHGLVGESGSGRSLLAKAILGVLGPNWRIIADRMMWDGQNLLEMSKKQRRSLMGCDMTMIFQDPSGSLDPVKTIGSQLIESLTPNKAVPFWRRAKDTNLTAQKWLHKVGIKNPKAIMKSYPWELSEGECQKVMIAMAVANYPKLLIADEPTNAMELKTQAQIFRLLSQLNQLQNVSILLVSHDLETLVKWCDRISILYSGQIMESGPVGELVKQPYHPYTKALFKNLPDHTGQMRHKAYLPSLQGSSPSLQHLPAGCRLGPRCPDAERSCVIQPSLVHEKDRYFACHFPYQNEVEDDNSIT; this is encoded by the coding sequence ATGCCATTACTTGATATAAGAAACCTCACCATTGAACTCGATACCCCCCAAGGCACTGTTAAAGTGCTTGAGAAGGTCAGTCTGACCATCAATCCAGGTGAAATACATGGTTTAGTCGGAGAGTCAGGCTCAGGCAGAAGCTTATTAGCAAAAGCCATTTTGGGTGTCTTAGGCCCCAATTGGAGAATTATTGCAGATCGGATGATGTGGGATGGTCAGAATTTACTTGAGATGAGTAAAAAGCAACGCCGCAGTTTAATGGGTTGTGATATGACCATGATTTTTCAAGATCCATCGGGTAGCTTGGATCCTGTAAAAACCATTGGCAGTCAATTAATCGAGTCGTTAACACCCAATAAAGCCGTGCCCTTTTGGCGAAGAGCAAAAGACACTAATCTTACTGCGCAAAAATGGCTTCACAAAGTGGGCATTAAAAACCCTAAAGCAATAATGAAAAGTTATCCGTGGGAGCTTTCTGAAGGTGAATGTCAAAAGGTCATGATTGCCATGGCCGTAGCCAATTACCCTAAGTTACTTATTGCCGATGAGCCCACAAATGCCATGGAGTTAAAAACTCAGGCACAGATTTTTAGGCTGCTATCCCAATTAAACCAACTGCAAAATGTGTCTATTCTATTAGTCAGTCACGATTTAGAGACATTAGTAAAATGGTGTGATCGCATTAGTATTTTATACAGCGGTCAAATCATGGAGTCTGGCCCAGTAGGCGAGTTAGTGAAGCAACCCTATCACCCATACACTAAAGCCTTATTTAAAAACTTACCTGATCATACAGGTCAAATGCGCCACAAAGCTTACTTACCTTCCCTGCAAGGTTCTTCGCCATCATTGCAACATTTACCAGCAGGTTGCAGGCTTGGACCTCGTTGCCCAGATGCTGAGCGGTCATGCGTAATTCAACCCAGTTTAGTCCATGAAAAAGATCGCTATTTCGCCTGCCACTTCCCATATCAAAATGAGGTAGAAGATGACAACTCCATTACTTAA
- a CDS encoding ABC transporter permease subunit, which produces MQTNKIYQEEHIVSPMWQLWKAFASNPFAVAGLWAVIFLLLLVLLGPILAPFPPEMQNPEVILLPPSWDALGHVSHFLGTDDLGRDLFSRILHGVRLTFGMSLVVVLFALIVGFVIGSLSGMMRGLKSSILGHLLDALLSIPSLLLAILVVAVTGPGLSNIFWAVGIALTPQFVRAIHQAIHEELQKEYVIAAKLDGASQLQIFWYVIMPNVWEVVIIQTTIAISVAILDIAALGFLNLGAQAPSPEWGAMIHQGLNSLLIAPWSITIPGLAILFTVLSINLVGDGLRSALAPIRN; this is translated from the coding sequence ATGCAAACAAATAAGATTTACCAGGAAGAACACATTGTTTCTCCAATGTGGCAGTTATGGAAAGCCTTCGCCAGTAATCCCTTTGCAGTTGCTGGGTTATGGGCGGTTATATTTTTATTGCTGTTAGTGTTATTAGGTCCAATACTTGCCCCTTTCCCACCTGAAATGCAAAACCCTGAAGTCATATTGCTACCGCCCTCTTGGGATGCATTAGGCCATGTATCCCATTTTCTAGGTACTGATGATTTAGGCCGAGATTTATTTAGCCGTATACTCCACGGTGTGAGATTGACCTTTGGAATGTCATTAGTAGTCGTGCTGTTTGCATTGATAGTAGGCTTCGTTATCGGTTCACTATCAGGCATGATGCGAGGCTTAAAATCCAGTATTCTAGGTCATTTACTCGATGCACTCCTGTCGATTCCATCTTTATTATTAGCTATTTTGGTGGTCGCGGTAACAGGCCCTGGATTAAGCAACATATTCTGGGCTGTTGGTATTGCTTTGACGCCGCAATTTGTCCGAGCCATTCATCAAGCGATTCATGAAGAACTGCAAAAAGAGTACGTGATTGCAGCAAAACTTGACGGAGCGAGTCAGTTACAAATTTTTTGGTACGTCATTATGCCCAACGTCTGGGAGGTCGTGATAATCCAGACTACCATCGCGATTTCAGTGGCTATTTTGGACATTGCCGCTTTAGGTTTTCTTAACCTCGGAGCCCAAGCTCCAAGTCCTGAATGGGGCGCGATGATACACCAAGGTTTGAACAGCCTTTTAATAGCACCTTGGTCGATTACAATCCCGGGTCTTGCGATCTTATTTACCGTGTTATCCATTAATTTAGTGGGTGACGGATTACGCTCGGCATTAGCGCCGATAAGAAATTAG
- a CDS encoding ABC transporter permease subunit, translating into MWRYFLRRINLFFATSLVMIAVLFFATGMFPVDKGYALTGVQFPSVEQQIQTVEDYKLESNQLNQFIAYLSQRLSGDFGISVNSQQSVATELQSVLPASFELSLFAGVIAVFFGVPLGVLASLSESKSIQRSILALTLTGYSIPVFWLGLTLSLWFGVRLEWLPISGQINLLYEIEPVTGFMLIDTLLSTESYRISAFKDALLHIILPAVTLAVLPFTVVVRNTRQAMMTVMTQTYIRAAEARGLNTYSILIKHALPNALIPVLKAFGLMLGSFASYGIVVEVIFSWPGVGTWLIAGIYQRDYTVIQAGILSVSLLIIFLSIVIDLVHTTINPINRKELYANK; encoded by the coding sequence ATGTGGCGTTACTTCTTAAGACGGATTAATTTATTTTTTGCCACCTCATTAGTGATGATTGCGGTTTTATTTTTTGCTACAGGAATGTTCCCGGTTGATAAGGGGTATGCCTTAACGGGTGTGCAATTCCCATCAGTGGAACAACAAATTCAAACGGTTGAAGACTATAAACTCGAAAGCAATCAATTGAATCAGTTCATCGCGTATTTATCTCAACGGTTATCTGGTGATTTCGGTATTTCAGTTAACTCTCAACAAAGTGTTGCCACTGAACTCCAAAGTGTATTACCAGCTTCTTTTGAGCTATCACTTTTTGCCGGTGTTATAGCGGTTTTCTTTGGCGTGCCACTAGGTGTACTTGCCTCCCTCAGTGAAAGTAAGTCAATACAGCGTAGTATTTTGGCATTAACGCTGACAGGCTACTCCATTCCCGTTTTTTGGTTAGGATTAACCTTATCTCTGTGGTTTGGGGTAAGGCTAGAATGGCTGCCAATATCAGGACAAATTAACTTACTTTATGAAATTGAACCGGTAACCGGCTTTATGCTTATTGATACTTTGCTTTCGACGGAAAGCTATCGTATTTCAGCGTTTAAAGATGCACTTTTGCATATCATTTTACCTGCCGTTACTTTGGCGGTATTGCCTTTTACTGTAGTAGTACGTAACACCAGACAAGCGATGATGACGGTTATGACCCAAACTTACATCCGTGCAGCAGAGGCTCGGGGGCTCAATACCTACAGTATATTAATAAAACATGCCTTACCGAATGCACTCATCCCAGTGCTAAAAGCCTTTGGTTTAATGCTAGGTTCATTTGCAAGTTACGGTATTGTGGTTGAGGTCATATTTTCTTGGCCCGGTGTTGGCACATGGCTCATTGCCGGTATTTACCAACGAGATTACACCGTCATTCAGGCAGGTATTCTTTCAGTATCATTGTTAATTATCTTTTTGAGTATTGTGATTGATTTAGTGCATACCACTATTAACCCGATTAATAGGAAAGAATTGTATGCAAACAAATAA
- a CDS encoding ABC transporter substrate-binding protein has protein sequence MRDKLERWFPATLMCLLSLLITGCGELNVPSGIVYCSEGNPETFNPQLVTSGTTIDASSHQLYNRLLDYNNDSSDFTAGLATQWTVSDDGLKYHFILRQGVQFQYSDIFSPSRPFNADDVLFSFNRIIDTKHPYHLVSRTGYPFFQSIGFSNLVTNIEKVNDYEVVFHLANKDASFLANLATDFAVILSAEYAQQQLQKGTPENIDYFAVGTGPFYLAGYVKNEYIRFKRNQYYWGEPAKIDLLVFDITPKSTSRLAKIITKDCQISALPKPNELAVIKKHKHLELSSKPGLNVAFWAFNTQKPPLDDVRVRHALAHAIDKQNILDVVYHDTADAATGMLPPNSWAYSEALDSNEYNPEEAKQLLKEAGVSNLSFDIWAMPVVRIYNPNALITAELIQADLAKIGVTVNIVSYDWSVFSQKLISNDYDSVLIGWNADNTDPDNFFTPLLSCSANESNNNRSKWCSSELDSVLTQAKATQSKAARKILYQEAEKIIHQQVPLVNIAHARKLILKNTSVSAKNLNSYGGISLSNVVLKQQEKQP, from the coding sequence ATGCGTGATAAACTAGAACGCTGGTTCCCGGCAACACTAATGTGCTTATTGTCTTTATTGATAACGGGTTGTGGAGAGTTAAATGTCCCTTCTGGCATTGTTTATTGTTCAGAAGGCAACCCAGAAACATTTAACCCCCAACTGGTGACTTCCGGCACCACCATAGATGCGAGCTCTCATCAGCTCTATAATCGCCTTCTTGATTATAATAACGACTCTTCTGACTTTACTGCTGGGCTTGCTACTCAATGGACCGTTTCTGATGATGGTTTGAAATATCATTTCATTTTACGCCAAGGTGTGCAATTCCAATATAGCGACATTTTTAGCCCATCTCGCCCCTTCAATGCTGACGATGTATTATTTTCATTTAACCGCATTATTGATACTAAACACCCTTATCACCTTGTCAGTCGCACGGGCTATCCCTTTTTCCAAAGTATTGGCTTTTCAAACCTAGTAACAAACATTGAAAAAGTTAATGATTACGAAGTGGTATTTCATTTGGCGAATAAAGATGCATCATTTTTAGCTAATCTAGCCACTGATTTCGCTGTCATTCTTTCTGCCGAATATGCACAGCAACAGCTACAAAAAGGGACACCTGAAAATATTGATTATTTTGCCGTAGGAACGGGACCCTTCTATCTCGCGGGTTACGTCAAAAATGAATATATCCGCTTTAAGCGTAATCAATATTACTGGGGAGAACCCGCTAAAATAGATCTGCTTGTTTTCGATATAACCCCTAAGAGTACGAGTCGATTAGCAAAAATCATCACCAAAGACTGTCAAATTTCGGCATTACCTAAACCCAATGAACTAGCGGTTATCAAGAAACACAAACACCTAGAACTCAGTAGTAAACCTGGGTTGAACGTTGCATTTTGGGCTTTTAACACCCAAAAGCCGCCACTTGATGATGTTAGGGTTCGACATGCCCTTGCTCACGCCATTGATAAACAGAATATTTTAGATGTGGTATACCATGATACCGCTGATGCTGCGACAGGCATGTTGCCACCAAACTCTTGGGCATATTCAGAGGCTCTGGACAGTAATGAATACAATCCTGAAGAAGCAAAGCAGCTACTAAAAGAGGCTGGAGTCAGCAATCTATCATTTGATATTTGGGCAATGCCTGTCGTTCGTATCTATAACCCAAATGCATTAATAACAGCCGAATTGATACAAGCTGATTTGGCTAAAATTGGCGTCACTGTCAATATTGTCAGTTATGACTGGAGCGTTTTTTCACAAAAACTCATTTCAAATGATTACGACTCTGTTTTAATCGGTTGGAATGCTGATAACACTGATCCTGATAATTTTTTCACGCCGCTACTCAGCTGCAGCGCAAATGAGTCAAATAATAATCGCTCTAAATGGTGTTCGTCAGAATTAGACTCAGTACTGACACAAGCCAAGGCAACTCAATCTAAAGCTGCAAGAAAAATCCTTTATCAAGAGGCTGAAAAAATCATTCATCAACAAGTCCCCTTGGTCAATATTGCCCATGCCAGAAAGCTCATACTGAAAAATACTTCGGTGTCAGCTAAAAACCTCAATTCTTATGGCGGAATATCTTTATCTAATGTGGTACTAAAACAACAGGAGAAACAACCCTAA
- the pspF gene encoding phage shock protein operon transcriptional activator, whose translation MPRQFEQDNLIGQSNALLEVLEHVSKVAPLSKPVLIIGERGTGKELIAERLHYLSARWDQEFIKLNCSSLSESLLESELFGHESGAFTGAKGKHEGRFERADEGTLFLDELANTSGLIQEKLLRVIEYGEFERVGGSKTVRTNVRLICAANEDLPSLAENGEFRADLLDRLAFDVITLPPLRCRTEDIMPLAEYFAISMARQLGLEFFTGFSPVAIEQLMSHRWPGNIRELKNVVERSVYRRGSDGEEIDHIIVDPFASPYRPMSRVKTRERQQASSTNDHAPSQQAPADINQSEAIDTADLNQAQPLAISFPLDFKDHTENYEVELLKRALAESQYNQKKTAEMLNLSYHQLRGILKKYNLLEKA comes from the coding sequence GTGCCTAGACAATTTGAGCAAGATAATCTTATCGGACAATCTAATGCTTTATTAGAAGTTTTAGAACATGTGTCCAAAGTAGCCCCCCTTTCGAAGCCGGTACTCATTATCGGTGAGCGCGGAACGGGAAAAGAACTTATTGCAGAACGTTTGCATTATCTTTCAGCCCGTTGGGACCAAGAATTTATAAAACTAAATTGTTCATCACTAAGTGAGTCATTACTAGAAAGTGAGCTATTTGGTCATGAGTCTGGCGCCTTTACCGGTGCTAAAGGCAAGCATGAAGGCCGCTTTGAACGTGCAGATGAAGGGACGCTGTTTTTAGATGAGCTTGCTAATACCTCAGGTTTAATTCAAGAAAAGTTATTGCGAGTAATCGAATACGGCGAGTTTGAGCGTGTTGGCGGCAGTAAAACCGTTAGAACAAACGTCAGACTAATTTGTGCAGCCAATGAAGATTTACCTTCTTTAGCTGAAAATGGGGAATTCAGGGCTGATTTGCTCGATCGCTTAGCATTTGATGTTATTACCCTACCGCCACTGCGCTGCCGTACAGAAGATATCATGCCATTAGCGGAATACTTTGCTATCAGCATGGCAAGACAACTGGGCTTAGAGTTCTTTACTGGTTTTAGCCCCGTGGCGATAGAGCAACTCATGTCACATCGTTGGCCAGGTAATATCCGTGAACTCAAAAACGTGGTTGAGCGAAGTGTTTATCGCCGTGGATCTGATGGCGAAGAAATCGATCATATTATTGTCGATCCATTTGCTTCACCTTATCGCCCTATGTCTAGAGTTAAAACTAGGGAAAGACAACAAGCAAGTTCAACCAATGATCACGCGCCTAGCCAACAAGCTCCAGCAGACATCAACCAGTCTGAAGCAATTGATACAGCAGACTTAAACCAAGCTCAACCCTTAGCAATCAGCTTTCCATTGGACTTTAAGGATCACACTGAAAATTACGAGGTCGAGTTACTTAAAAGAGCGTTAGCTGAAAGCCAATATAATCAGAAGAAAACCGCGGAAATGCTTAACTTAAGTTATCACCAATTACGTGGGATATTGAAAAAATACAATTTACTTGAAAAAGCATGA
- the pspA gene encoding phage shock protein PspA, with protein sequence MGIFSRFADIINSNISALLDKAEDPEKMVRLIIQEMEDTLVEVRSTSAKVLAEKKELLRRISRVQEQVIDWQTKAELALSKDREDLAKAALVEKQKTVALLETLEMELQVVEEHIARLKQEVEQLQEKLNDARARQKTIIMRKQTATSRLEVKKQLDSSKIDDAMVKFEQYERRVEGLESQVEAYDLGKKGNLADEFAALEAEDSVNDEFEALKAKVKAKSQPKSNK encoded by the coding sequence ATGGGAATCTTTTCACGCTTTGCAGATATCATTAATTCTAACATCAGCGCTTTATTAGATAAGGCTGAAGACCCAGAAAAAATGGTTCGTCTGATTATTCAGGAAATGGAAGATACGTTAGTTGAAGTACGTTCTACATCTGCAAAAGTATTAGCAGAAAAGAAAGAGTTACTAAGACGTATTAGCCGTGTGCAAGAACAAGTCATCGATTGGCAAACTAAAGCTGAATTAGCTTTATCGAAAGATAGAGAAGACTTAGCAAAAGCAGCGTTAGTTGAAAAACAAAAGACAGTCGCATTATTAGAAACACTTGAGATGGAACTTCAAGTTGTAGAAGAGCACATTGCTCGTCTAAAACAAGAAGTTGAGCAACTACAAGAGAAGCTTAATGATGCAAGAGCACGTCAAAAGACCATTATCATGCGTAAGCAAACTGCCACTTCGCGTTTAGAAGTAAAAAAGCAGCTTGATTCAAGCAAAATTGATGATGCAATGGTGAAGTTCGAACAATATGAACGTCGCGTTGAAGGATTAGAGTCACAAGTTGAAGCTTATGATTTAGGCAAGAAAGGTAATCTTGCAGATGAATTTGCCGCACTTGAAGCTGAAGATTCAGTCAATGATGAGTTCGAAGCATTAAAAGCGAAAGTTAAAGCTAAATCACAACCTAAATCAAACAAGTAA
- the pspB gene encoding envelope stress response membrane protein PspB, with amino-acid sequence MDMDLLIAPIIIFLVIVAPIWLILHYRSKRQVSQGLTEAEFTQLNDLIAQADKMGQRIETLEAILDTEAPEWRGKDEQS; translated from the coding sequence ATGGATATGGATCTTCTTATTGCCCCAATCATTATATTTTTAGTTATTGTGGCGCCTATCTGGTTGATTCTTCATTATCGCAGTAAGCGACAAGTGAGTCAGGGGCTCACTGAGGCGGAGTTTACTCAATTAAACGATTTAATTGCTCAAGCAGATAAAATGGGCCAACGAATCGAAACATTGGAAGCTATTTTAGATACAGAGGCACCTGAGTGGAGGGGTAAAGATGAACAAAGCTAA
- the pspC gene encoding envelope stress response membrane protein PspC encodes MNKANGRTLYRIPKTGKISGVCAGIADYFNFETWLVRVLAISILLLGGGGPVVVIYVALWMILDIKPESTTHAKGHKDIEVKKKVWQAGEPAKRALHDVNSQFYALEIRLQRLERHVTSDNFDLKREINNL; translated from the coding sequence ATGAACAAAGCTAACGGTCGTACTTTATACCGCATCCCCAAAACAGGTAAAATATCAGGCGTATGTGCAGGGATTGCAGATTACTTTAACTTTGAGACATGGTTAGTACGTGTCTTAGCCATTTCAATTTTGTTATTGGGCGGTGGAGGACCAGTAGTCGTTATCTACGTTGCATTGTGGATGATACTGGATATCAAACCTGAAAGTACAACACATGCTAAAGGCCATAAAGATATTGAAGTGAAGAAAAAAGTTTGGCAGGCAGGAGAGCCAGCAAAGCGCGCTCTACATGATGTAAATAGTCAGTTTTATGCACTCGAGATTAGATTGCAGCGACTTGAGCGACATGTCACTTCAGATAATTTTGATTTGAAAAGAGAAATTAACAATCTTTAA
- a CDS encoding YcjX family GTP-binding protein: protein MSFIDRSINKISQKTQQLVHRSTDRHVRLAVTGLSGAGKTAFITGLVNQMLHAGQHSDKGQKQNPLPLWQVCRENRLVGIKRAMQPDLAIASFDYQGGMNSLTQTPATWPASTRNISELRLAIKYRPRKGILAKLSETATLYVDIVDYPGEWLLDLPMMKQNFVQWSEAQAAVKKRLEVSGCYSDFASELAAINLTDVADEHKLKQIADLYQTLLLDLVNNQGFYLAQPGRMLLPGEFADTPLLAFFPLIHLDKEALSELENAADDSYYQVLKRRYDEYVSVVVKPFYRDYFASFDRQLVLVDCFNGLNSGKAQFEDMGNALNSIVESFHFGQSSLLRRLFSPKIDKLLFAASKVDRVTRDQQGQVLSLLTDMLKHSQHFANYEGCEVETMAISAIKATQHGMVSTSTGEQEVVRGIDENQQMLTIFPGEVPQHLPEDSFWDKQGFNFVSFNPPKLPNSSLSDPRFEHIRLDHLLQFLLGDKLQ, encoded by the coding sequence ATGAGTTTTATTGATCGTTCAATTAATAAGATTTCCCAGAAAACCCAGCAATTAGTTCATCGTTCAACAGATAGGCATGTGCGCTTGGCTGTTACGGGGCTGTCTGGTGCAGGGAAAACGGCATTTATTACCGGTTTAGTTAATCAAATGCTCCATGCTGGTCAGCACTCAGATAAAGGCCAAAAACAAAATCCACTGCCTTTATGGCAAGTATGTCGTGAAAACCGTCTAGTTGGCATAAAGCGAGCTATGCAGCCAGATTTGGCTATTGCCAGTTTTGATTATCAAGGTGGGATGAATTCTTTAACTCAAACTCCTGCAACTTGGCCGGCATCAACAAGAAATATTTCCGAATTAAGATTGGCGATAAAATATCGACCGAGAAAGGGGATATTGGCAAAACTGTCTGAAACCGCCACTTTATATGTCGATATCGTCGATTACCCCGGTGAGTGGTTGCTCGACTTACCGATGATGAAACAAAATTTTGTTCAATGGAGTGAAGCCCAAGCTGCGGTTAAAAAGCGCCTAGAGGTCTCCGGTTGTTATTCAGATTTTGCCAGTGAGTTAGCCGCCATTAATCTAACTGATGTTGCTGATGAGCATAAGTTAAAACAAATCGCTGATCTTTATCAAACGCTACTGCTCGATTTAGTGAATAACCAAGGCTTTTATTTAGCGCAGCCAGGAAGAATGTTGTTGCCTGGTGAGTTTGCTGATACCCCTTTACTGGCCTTCTTTCCGTTGATTCATCTTGATAAAGAGGCATTATCCGAGCTAGAAAACGCTGCTGATGATAGTTATTACCAAGTACTAAAACGCCGTTACGACGAGTATGTTTCAGTGGTGGTAAAGCCTTTTTATCGTGACTATTTTGCCAGTTTTGACCGTCAATTGGTGCTGGTGGACTGTTTTAACGGTTTAAATAGCGGTAAAGCGCAGTTTGAGGACATGGGTAATGCACTTAATAGCATTGTTGAAAGTTTTCATTTTGGGCAGTCCAGTTTATTAAGGCGATTATTTTCCCCTAAAATAGACAAGCTACTGTTTGCGGCAAGTAAAGTTGATCGTGTTACTCGTGATCAGCAAGGCCAGGTATTAAGCTTATTAACCGACATGCTAAAACATAGTCAGCATTTTGCTAACTATGAAGGTTGTGAAGTTGAAACCATGGCCATTAGTGCGATAAAGGCGACTCAACATGGGATGGTGTCGACATCAACCGGTGAGCAAGAGGTGGTTAGGGGGATTGACGAGAATCAGCAAATGTTAACGATATTTCCTGGAGAAGTACCGCAACATCTACCTGAAGACAGCTTCTGGGATAAACAAGGTTTTAATTTTGTTTCATTTAATCCGCCTAAGTTACCCAATTCGTCACTATCAGATCCACGTTTTGAGCATATTCGCTTAGACCATTTATTACAGTTCCTTTTGGGCGATAAGTTGCAATAA
- a CDS encoding TIGR01620 family protein, producing MTKNNPNPKYTDANDTQLRKQHVFETESLDSANDKDTTEQDVKAQQSFADVDFICESNLADLPQAIDGLESISQQDDKPRNLSLLAKLSFIALILVVIVQSLQGLQNAYLQSPWLFGFYLAVTGIVVAWAGAITLSEWRKLVKLKHVADTQAAGERLALSMQRGEAGKFITPLLQKYPNSQGKKQYLAIDGREHNDAEMVLLFDELVLSERDEKAKKIVGRFAAESALLLAASPLAVLDMAIILWRNQRMINAIADVYGIELGYWSRIKLIKSIVLNIVYAGTTEVVTDLGTQLLSVEMTGKLSARLAQGLGGGLLTARLGYQAMSLCRPLSFKEQNRPKLSQVHQQLLGELKSFSSSVLHSNKTKEKQFAEK from the coding sequence ATGACTAAAAATAATCCTAATCCTAAATATACAGATGCCAATGACACTCAACTGAGAAAACAACATGTTTTTGAAACTGAAAGTCTCGACTCTGCGAATGATAAAGATACCACTGAGCAAGATGTCAAAGCACAACAGTCATTTGCTGATGTTGATTTCATTTGCGAATCAAATTTAGCAGATCTTCCACAAGCGATTGATGGGCTTGAATCGATTAGTCAGCAAGACGATAAACCGCGAAATTTGTCTTTGCTCGCCAAGCTGTCTTTTATTGCATTAATCCTTGTGGTTATCGTGCAGTCACTACAGGGTTTGCAAAATGCTTACTTACAAAGCCCATGGTTATTTGGTTTTTATCTGGCAGTAACAGGCATTGTTGTTGCTTGGGCTGGAGCAATAACATTATCAGAATGGCGCAAACTGGTTAAGCTCAAGCATGTTGCTGATACGCAAGCTGCAGGTGAGCGCTTAGCACTGAGTATGCAGCGTGGTGAAGCCGGAAAATTTATAACGCCTTTATTACAAAAATACCCAAATAGCCAAGGTAAAAAGCAATATTTAGCCATTGATGGTAGGGAGCATAATGATGCTGAAATGGTGTTGCTATTTGATGAATTAGTTTTATCTGAACGAGATGAAAAAGCGAAAAAGATTGTCGGTCGATTTGCTGCAGAATCAGCATTGCTATTGGCGGCAAGCCCCCTCGCTGTATTAGATATGGCGATTATTTTGTGGCGAAACCAGCGGATGATCAATGCAATTGCTGATGTTTATGGCATCGAGCTGGGTTATTGGAGCCGGATTAAACTGATTAAAAGCATTGTACTTAACATTGTTTATGCAGGTACAACCGAAGTGGTTACTGATTTGGGGACGCAATTACTGTCAGTTGAGATGACAGGAAAATTATCAGCAAGACTTGCTCAAGGTCTAGGTGGCGGCTTGCTTACCGCACGTCTAGGCTATCAGGCCATGAGCTTATGCCGACCGCTCAGCTTTAAAGAGCAAAATCGTCCTAAGCTGAGTCAAGTTCATCAGCAGCTATTAGGCGAGTTAAAGTCTTTTTCAAGTTCTGTATTACACAGCAATAAAACCAAAGAAAAACAGTTTGCAGAAAAATAG